The region TGCTGCTGCTCTTCGTCTACATCTTCGGCGACGTGATGAGCGCGGGCATCGGCGGCGGCACCGCCGACCGCTCCGACTACATCGCCTACATCGTCCCCGGCATCCTGATGATGACCATCGGCGGCACCGTCGTCGGGGCAGCGGTGTCCGTCTCCACCGACATGGCCGAGGGCGTCATCGCCCGCTTCCGCACGATGGCGATCCACCGCGGCTCGGTGATCGTCGGGCACGTCGTCGGCAGCGTGCTGCAGTCGATCGCCGCCGTGGTCCTCGTCGGCGGCGTCGCCGTGGCCATCGGCTTCAGGTCGACCGGCGCCACGGCCCTGGAGTGGCTGGCGGCGTTCGGGCTGCTCGTGCTGTTCGCCCTGGCGCTCACCTGGATCGCGGTCGGGATGGGCATGGCCAGCCCGAACGCCGAGGCGGCCAGCAACAGCGCGCTGCCGCTGGTCCTCCTGCCGCTCATCTCCAGCGCCTTCGTCCCGGCCGACGCGATGCCGGGCTGGTTCCGGCCGATCGCCGAGTACCAGCCGTTCACGCCGGCCATCGAGACCCTGCGCGGCCTGCTGCTCGGCACCGCGATCGGCGACAACTGGTGGATCGCGGTCCTCTGGTGCGTCGGCCTGACCGCGCTCGGCTACCGCTGGTCGACGGCGTTGTTCACCCGCGACCCGAGGTGAGCGCGCGGGCCGCCTCCCGCAACTCGTCCCGCTCCAGGGCGGCGTACCGCGAGACCGCGTCCGCGTACGCCGCCGCGTCGGCGGCCTCGGCCGCCCGCCGGGCGCGGTCCGCCGACATGGTCGGCTGGAACTCGCGCAGCACCCGCAGCCGTTCGGCCAGCGCGATCAGCCGTACGGCGGAGGCGTCGCCGGACGCGAGCCCCGCCATGCCGAGGGCGTGCAGCACCGTCCCGAGGACGGGGAGGTCCACGGGTGAGGGGAACGGGGCGGCGAGCAGCGTCCGCAGCCGCTGCGCCAGCAGGCCGGCCAGCGACCCGACCAGGTCGGGACGGCCGGCGTGCGCGTGCGCCGTCACCGCCGCCGACTGGATCTCCAGCGCCCACGGCTCCAGCCACGGGGTGCCGCCGCGCAGGGAGTCGGCGTCGGGCAGCCGCTCGACGGCGTCGCACCACAGGCCGAGCCCGGCCTCGGTCAGTCCGCGGGTGAGCGCGATCTCGGCGTGCCCGCCGAGGTCGGGCCGGTAGAAGGACTCCTGCTGCGGGGTGTTGTCGCTCTCCGCCAGCCGCAGCCAGTGCTCGGCCTCGTCGGGGTCGCCGCGCTGGAGGCAGGCCAGGGCGAGGCCCCAGCGGACGCCGATGTAGTCGTGCCCGTCGCCGAGCCGCGGCAGCACCGCGAGCGCCGCCTTGAGATGCCCGTACGCCTCCTCGCCCCGTCCCGTCTGCAAGCACAGGTCGCTCAGCCGGGAATGCACCATGAGCTGCACGGACGGGTTGTCGACCGGCGCCAGTTCGGCGACCATCCGGCGGGCCGAGGCGAGCGCGCGGTCGATGTCGTGCTCGTACTCCCAGACGTAGCAGGCGATGCACTGGGCGACGCCGGCGACCAGCGGATGCTCGCTGTCGCACAGCTCGCGCAGCACACCGTAGCCGGGCGGCAGCATCTCGGGGACCGCGCTGAGCGCGACCGCGGTGGCGCTCAGCAGCGTGTCCGGCGGGGCCGGCGGCAGCCGCCGCAGGGTGACGAGGTGGCGTACGGCGCGCGGGCCGTTGCCCATGAAGAGGATCGCCGTGCACAACACCGCGGCGGCGCGGGCGACGTCGACGTACTCGGGCGCCGGGCGGTAGTGCGAGAGCGGCGGCCCGGTGTCCGCGGCGAGGGCGGCGAGGCGGGGGAAGTTGGAGTCGGTGGACCACAGCGCGGCGAGGACGGCGGTGAGGGCGGCGATGGCGGGGCCGTCGGTACGGGCCAGGGCGTACCGCAGGGCCGGTACGAGGTTGTCCTGCTCGGCCCTGATCCGCTCCCAGGCGGCCGACGGCTCCGCGCCGAAGAGCGCGTCGTGGTGGGCGACCCCGAAGTCCCGCGCCCAGGCGAGGAACCGGCCGACCGCCGCCTCGTCCTCGCCCGCCTCCGCGCGCCGGGCCGAGCTGAACTCCCGTACGGTCTCCAGCATCCGGAAGCGCACCCCGGCCGGGGTGTCGGCGACGGTGATCAGCGACTGGCCGGCCAGCTGCTCCAGGAGCAGCAGCGCGTCCTCGCCGAGTACCTGCTCGGCCGCGTCGCCCAGGAAGCCGCCGGGGAAGACCGACAGCGTACGCAGCGCCGCCCGGGCGTCGTCCGCGAGCAGATTCCAGCTCCACTCCACGACCGCGTGCAGCGTGCGGTGGCGCTCGGGCACGCCCCGCACCCCGCCGCGCAGCAGCGCGAACCGGTCGCCGAGGCGGCGGGCGATCTCCGGCACCGACAGCGCCCGCACCCGCGCCGCGGCCAGCTCCACCGCGAGCGGCAGCCCGTCGAGGCGGCGGCACAGCTCGGCCACCGCCTCCGGCGGCAGCCGCACGCCGGGCCTGGCGGCCTTGGCCCGCTGCGTGAACAGCTCGATGGAGGTGGCGAGTCCCAGCTCCGGAAGCGCGTACACCGCCTCCGACGTCAGGCCGAGCGGGGCCCGGCTGGTGGCGAGCACCCGCAGGTCCTCGGCGGCGGAGACCAGGGCCTGTACGAGCCCTGCGGCGCCTCCGACGACCTGTTCGCAGTTGTCCAGCACCAGCAGCGCGGGCCCCGGGCCGAGCACGCGCAGGATGCCGGAGACCGGGTCGGCCGGGGCGTGGCCGCCCATGGCGCCGGGCCGGCCCTCGCCCGCGCCGAGCGCGGCGGCCACCTCCGCGGCCACGTCCTCGTCCGCCGTGACGCCGGCGAGCGGCACGAAGAACACCACGCGCTGCTCGGCCCCGCGGCTGACGGCGTGCGCGAGCCGGGTCTTGCCCAGGCCGCCGGGTCCGGCGACGGTGACGGCCCGGGAGGCGCGCAGCAGCCGCCGTACCGCCGCGATGTCCTCGTCCCGGCCGAGGAGCGGGTTCGGCTCGTGCGGCACGCCGTGCCTGACCGCCGGCGCCTCGCCGCGCAGCAGCTCGCGCTGTACGGCCTTGAGCCCGGCGCCCGGGTCCGTGCCGAGCTGGTCGCGCAGCTCACGGCGGTAGGCCTCGTAGCGCGTCAGCGCGGCGGACGGGCCCGCCGTCGCCGCCTCGCCGCGCAGCAGTTCCGCGAGCACCTCCTCGTCGCGCGGACGCCCCGCGGCGGCCTCGGCGAGCGGCCCGGCCGCCTCCGCGTGCCGTCCCAGTCGGGCGAGGGCGAGCGCCTTCGTCCGTACGAGCGTGCCGCGGACGGGGACGCGCTCGGCGCGGAGCGCGGCCACGGGGTCGCCGCTGTCGCCGGCCCCCTCGGGGGTGCCCTCCCACAGCGCGAGCCCGGCCTCGGCCGCGGCCAGCGAGCCCGTGTGGTCCCCGGCTCTGGCCCGGTCCGCGCCGGCGGCGGCGTACAGCAGCAGGGCGGAGGCGTCGACCTGGTCCTCGGCGAGCGTGAGCCGGTATCCGTCCGGCGTGCTCACCAGGACGTCGGCGTCCAGCTGCGCCCGCGCCCTGGACACCAGGACCTGCACCGCCTTGCCCGGCCGCTCCGGCAACTCGTCGGGCCACAGCCCCGCCACCAGCCGCTCGGTGCTGCAGCCCGTGCGCAAGTCGCCCGCGAGCAGCGCGAGCAGACCGCGCAGCCGGGGCGCGGTGACCTCCCGTCCGCGGTACGCGACACGCGGCAGCAGGGTCAGGTCGGTGGTCACCCGTGCAGATTAGCCAAGGCCGGCGGCGCGGAGCGCGGGCCGTCCCGGGCCGGCGGCAGGTCGCCGCGGCGCAGGCGGGGCTGTTCGGCACTCCCGGCCCGTCCTGCTGGACCCGGGCGAGCAGGGCTCACTCGACACGTGCCTGCACGACACCCGCTACACCCAGCAGATCGACCTGGCCCGCCTGTCGCCGGGCTCGCAGTTCTGCGCGGGCACCGACAGCACGGTGGCCCTGGTCACCTTCCAGCACGCCTCGAAGAGCACCGAGGCCGGCACGTACGCCGTCATCGACGTGACCGTCTGGCGCAACGCGATCCCGCCGGCCGACGACGAGTAACACCCGGGCGGGCGCCCGCGGATAGGGTCTGCCGCATGGACGAGCCGTTGCACCTGCGGGAGATCCGGACGTCGTACGACACCGTCGCCGCCGACTATGCCCGGCTCGCCCGCCCCGGGTTCGAGGCGGATGTGCTGGGCCGTTCGATGCTGGGCGCGTTCGCCGAACTCGTACGGGCCGCCGGCGGCGGGGCGGTCGCCGACGCGGGGTGCGGTCCCGGCCATGTGACGGCGTATCTGCGCTCGCTCGGACTCGACGCCTTCGGGGTCGAACTGTCGCCTGGAATGGTCGCGGTGGCGCGGCGGGCGTATCCGGGCGTGCGGTTCGACACCGGGACGATGACGGCCCTGGACGCGGCGGACGGCGAACTCGGCGGTGTGGTCGCCTGGTATTCGACCGTCCACACCCCGCCGGACGAACTCCCCGCGGTCTTCGGCGAGTTCGTCCGCGCGCTGGCACCCGGCGCCCCGGTGCTGCTCGGCTTCCACACCGGCGACGAGCGGCGGCGCAAGACGGAGGGGTACGGCGGGCACCCGATGGCCCTGGACGTCTACCGGCGCCCGCCCGGCCGCGTCGCCGAACAGGCCGCGCGCGCCGGGCTGGTGGTGGACGCCACGCTGCTGCGCGAGCTGGCGGGACCTGGCGGCCCGCAGGCCTGCCTGCTGCTGCACAAGGCGTGAGCCGCAGGAAGCGAGCCGCAGGCCGCGAGCCGCGAGGCGTGAGGTCCGTCAGGCGCGCGGGGTGATCTTCGTCAGGCCGTTGATCACGCGGTCCATCGCGTCGCCGCCGGTCGGGTCGGTGAGGTTGGCCAGCAGCTTGAGCGCGAAGCGCATCAGCATCGGGTGGGTCAGGCCGCGCTCGGTGCACAGCTGGAGCACCTTGGGGTTGCCGATCAGCTTCACGAAGGCGCGGCCGAGCGTGTAGTAGCCGCCGTAGGTGTCCTTGAGGACCTTCGGGTAGCGCTGGAGGGCGAGTTCGCGCTGGGCGGGGGTGGCGCGGGCGTGCGCCTGGACGATCACGTCGGCGGCGAGCTGGCCCGATTCCATCGCGTAGGCGATGCCCTCGCCGTTGAAGGGGTTGACCAGGCCGCCCGCGTCGCCGACCAGCAACAGGCCGCGGGTGTAGTGCGGTTGGCGGTTGAAGGCCATCGGAAGGGCGGCGCCGCGGATCGGCTGCGTCATGTTCTCCGGGGTGTAGCCCCAGTCCTCGGGCATCCCGGCGACCCAGGCCTTGAGGACTTCCCGCCAGTCCAGCTCGCGGAAGGCGGCGGAGGAGTTGAGGATGCCCAGGCCCACGTTGGAGGTGCCGTCGCCGAGGCCGAAGATCCAGCCGTAGCCGGGCAGTTGGCGCGGCTGGTCGCCGCGCCGGTCCCACAGCTCCAGCCAGGACTCCAGGTAGTCGTCCTCGTGCCGCGGCGAGGTGAAGTACGTCCGCACCGCGACGCCCATCGGACGGTCCTCGCGCCGGTGCAGGCCCATCGCGAGCGACAGCCGGGTGGAGTTGCCGTCGGCGGCGACGACCAGCGGGGCGCTGAAGACCACCGGGGTCTTCTCCTCGCCGAGCTTGGCCTGCACACCGGTGATACGGCCGGTGCGCTCGTCGGTGATCGGGGCGCCGACGTTGCACCGCTCGTACAGCCGCGCACCGGCCTTGACCGCCTGCTGGGCGAGCAGGTCGTCGAAGTCCTCACGCTTGCGGACCAGGCCGTAGTTCGGGTACGCGGCCAGGTCCGGCCAGTCCATCTCCAGCCGCAGGCCGCCGCTGATGATGCGCAGGCCCTTGTTGCGGAGCCAGCCCGCCTCTTCCGAGATGTCGATGCCCATCGACACCAGCTGCTTGGTCGCCCGCGGCGTCAGCCCGTCGCCGCAGACCTTCTCGCGCGGGAAGGCGGTCTTCTCCAGCAGCAGGACGTCGAGCCCCGCCTTCGCCAGGTAGTACGCGGTCGTCGAACCGGCGGGGCCGGCGCCGACGACGATCACGTCGGCGGTGCGCTCGGACAGGGCGGTGTCGGGCACGGTGGCACTCCCGTTTGCGGCGAGGACGGCTTTGCGGGTCCGGGCTGCGGCCCGGGCTGCCCCCGAGTCTATGAGCAG is a window of Streptomyces sp. NBC_01477 DNA encoding:
- a CDS encoding ABC transporter permease; the protein is MSVLPLAVRDSRTMLRRNLLHARRYPSLTLNLLLTPIILLLLFVYIFGDVMSAGIGGGTADRSDYIAYIVPGILMMTIGGTVVGAAVSVSTDMAEGVIARFRTMAIHRGSVIVGHVVGSVLQSIAAVVLVGGVAVAIGFRSTGATALEWLAAFGLLVLFALALTWIAVGMGMASPNAEAASNSALPLVLLPLISSAFVPADAMPGWFRPIAEYQPFTPAIETLRGLLLGTAIGDNWWIAVLWCVGLTALGYRWSTALFTRDPR
- a CDS encoding class I SAM-dependent methyltransferase, with amino-acid sequence MDEPLHLREIRTSYDTVAADYARLARPGFEADVLGRSMLGAFAELVRAAGGGAVADAGCGPGHVTAYLRSLGLDAFGVELSPGMVAVARRAYPGVRFDTGTMTALDAADGELGGVVAWYSTVHTPPDELPAVFGEFVRALAPGAPVLLGFHTGDERRRKTEGYGGHPMALDVYRRPPGRVAEQAARAGLVVDATLLRELAGPGGPQACLLLHKA
- a CDS encoding ATP-binding protein, giving the protein MTTDLTLLPRVAYRGREVTAPRLRGLLALLAGDLRTGCSTERLVAGLWPDELPERPGKAVQVLVSRARAQLDADVLVSTPDGYRLTLAEDQVDASALLLYAAAGADRARAGDHTGSLAAAEAGLALWEGTPEGAGDSGDPVAALRAERVPVRGTLVRTKALALARLGRHAEAAGPLAEAAAGRPRDEEVLAELLRGEAATAGPSAALTRYEAYRRELRDQLGTDPGAGLKAVQRELLRGEAPAVRHGVPHEPNPLLGRDEDIAAVRRLLRASRAVTVAGPGGLGKTRLAHAVSRGAEQRVVFFVPLAGVTADEDVAAEVAAALGAGEGRPGAMGGHAPADPVSGILRVLGPGPALLVLDNCEQVVGGAAGLVQALVSAAEDLRVLATSRAPLGLTSEAVYALPELGLATSIELFTQRAKAARPGVRLPPEAVAELCRRLDGLPLAVELAAARVRALSVPEIARRLGDRFALLRGGVRGVPERHRTLHAVVEWSWNLLADDARAALRTLSVFPGGFLGDAAEQVLGEDALLLLEQLAGQSLITVADTPAGVRFRMLETVREFSSARRAEAGEDEAAVGRFLAWARDFGVAHHDALFGAEPSAAWERIRAEQDNLVPALRYALARTDGPAIAALTAVLAALWSTDSNFPRLAALAADTGPPLSHYRPAPEYVDVARAAAVLCTAILFMGNGPRAVRHLVTLRRLPPAPPDTLLSATAVALSAVPEMLPPGYGVLRELCDSEHPLVAGVAQCIACYVWEYEHDIDRALASARRMVAELAPVDNPSVQLMVHSRLSDLCLQTGRGEEAYGHLKAALAVLPRLGDGHDYIGVRWGLALACLQRGDPDEAEHWLRLAESDNTPQQESFYRPDLGGHAEIALTRGLTEAGLGLWCDAVERLPDADSLRGGTPWLEPWALEIQSAAVTAHAHAGRPDLVGSLAGLLAQRLRTLLAAPFPSPVDLPVLGTVLHALGMAGLASGDASAVRLIALAERLRVLREFQPTMSADRARRAAEAADAAAYADAVSRYAALERDELREAARALTSGRG
- a CDS encoding geranylgeranyl reductase family protein — its product is MPDTALSERTADVIVVGAGPAGSTTAYYLAKAGLDVLLLEKTAFPREKVCGDGLTPRATKQLVSMGIDISEEAGWLRNKGLRIISGGLRLEMDWPDLAAYPNYGLVRKREDFDDLLAQQAVKAGARLYERCNVGAPITDERTGRITGVQAKLGEEKTPVVFSAPLVVAADGNSTRLSLAMGLHRREDRPMGVAVRTYFTSPRHEDDYLESWLELWDRRGDQPRQLPGYGWIFGLGDGTSNVGLGILNSSAAFRELDWREVLKAWVAGMPEDWGYTPENMTQPIRGAALPMAFNRQPHYTRGLLLVGDAGGLVNPFNGEGIAYAMESGQLAADVIVQAHARATPAQRELALQRYPKVLKDTYGGYYTLGRAFVKLIGNPKVLQLCTERGLTHPMLMRFALKLLANLTDPTGGDAMDRVINGLTKITPRA